CTTCTTGGCagcatcagcagcagcagcagggGCTGCGGCCGCAGCAGAGTTTAGCTCGTCCCATGCCTCAATCCAGGTGACCATAGCATCAGCCAGCTTCAGGAAGTAGGGATCAATCGGGCCAAGCTTCTCTCTCACCAGCTTCGACAGCTCAACATAGCATTGCTGCACGGTCTTGCTTTCCTTGGAGAGAACGACAGATTGGAAGAATGGGATGATATCCTCTTGCCAGTAGATCCCTTTGTATTCCTTCTTCAGATTCACAAACGGGTTGCTAGCCTTGCTGTGCCAGATATACGGGATCCCCGTCTTAACCCCCAGACCCAAATGGTCAGTGATCACCTGCAAATATGGCCACACATTCCACATTTAGCTCAGCTACTCAAGATATAATTTTTTCCTGGTTTCACAGTGTATGAGTGTGAACAAACAAACACCTTAGTGCACCAGCCAGCCCACATATCGTCGTATCTCCCGATCGGCTGGCCATCGCCCATGAGCCCAAAGTACATGGCAGCACCAATGAGCTCCCTGTCGAACGCAAGGTTCATCCCGCACATAGGGAAAAGGGTTCCCTTGGGAATTGTCAGGACAGCATCAACATACCTGTGAAGGAAAACGATTAGCAACAATCAAAGACACAATTTTTTATCAAGAAACGCGAGCGACCATCCAACCTAGTGTTGCGCTCGCGAGGCTTGACAAGCTGGGTTGGGGCGTCATAGTCAGGGATGTTGAGCCAGAGCCCGTGGGAGACAGCAGTTGGCGCTCCTTCCCTCATGCTGAAGGGGTAGCCACGGACGAAATCCGCACCCTCTCTGTAGGGGTCATACAATGTGTTGAAGAAGAATGGTGTGGCTGGAGTCAGCAGGTTATGAATGTGTTGAGCCAACGCATTGATCTGTTCCCCACTTGGATCCTTGGCTACCTATATATTCATCCATTCCAATTCAGATACACTATTTGCTTACATATTAAATCAATTTCTGATAAAAAACATTCAATCAGTTGATTCAACTAAACAAATACGCCAGTTTCTTGTTTAATCTCCTCTAACTATGACAAAGCAACTAACACTGCATCAAATGTATACCAAATTAGCGATTGATTACATCACAAGCGATGAAGCAAATAAATTGGTTTCTTTTTAAATCTCCTCTAACTATGACAAAGCAACAACAATACATCAAATGCATAGCATATTAGCAATTGATTAGTACATCACAAGCATTTCAAACAAAGAGAGACTACATTTTGTACCTTTGCTTTCGAAAAATGCACATGGCAAATCGGGACtaccccaatttttttttattattagtttaCAATTGATTAAAGAAGggattttgatattttaattagtagtagtataaacaAACAAAGATTTTCTTCTTCGCATATTCTGGTAGACCGTTGACTTCCCAAATCCCCAAATCGAAAAACTCGCTCACACAAAACTCAGATCCAATCCCTAAACTATCTCCCGCAACTCACAATTTGAGTAAACGAAGAAGTTAAAAAACTCACGAAGCAATCGTCGTCAATGGTGAAGATGTATTTCTTCTTAGAAACGAGGAATCCGAAGCAGCGGCAAGCGGAGTCCT
This genomic interval from Salvia splendens isolate huo1 chromosome 13, SspV2, whole genome shotgun sequence contains the following:
- the LOC121760317 gene encoding UDP-arabinopyranose mutase 1-like codes for the protein MSSKPASKVVPPLKDELDIVIPTIRNLDFLEMWKPFFEQYHLIIVQDGDPSKKIHVPEGFDYELYNRNDINRILGPKASCISFKDSACRCFGFLVSKKKYIFTIDDDCFVAKDPSGEQINALAQHIHNLLTPATPFFFNTLYDPYREGADFVRGYPFSMREGAPTAVSHGLWLNIPDYDAPTQLVKPRERNTRYVDAVLTIPKGTLFPMCGMNLAFDRELIGAAMYFGLMGDGQPIGRYDDMWAGWCTKVITDHLGLGVKTGIPYIWHSKASNPFVNLKKEYKGIYWQEDIIPFFQSVVLSKESKTVQQCYVELSKLVREKLGPIDPYFLKLADAMVTWIEAWDELNSAAAAAPAAAADAAKKDASSSTKKK